taatgcacgcatgcatgtataaacacacagacatttattaaagtgCACAAAAATGAGTCTCTTAAGTctctcaaaacatttttttcaggcTGATATTTGCATTTTAGTAATACAACTGATAATATCTATAAAATAGTATAAACCCTGTGACAAATAATCTGTtgaatttaatgtaaaaatttgATAAGCCTAAAGATTTTCTCATTAATCTTAAAATCAGGAATTTGTAGAGCtgattacatttgcattttttgtgaTGACTAATTCCTCAAGATAACACCGTTgagatgtttcttttttcagataTAAGTATCTCAACCGGTCAGACGCCAAGACATAAGACTTAACATTTACAGCCTTCAAATTCATTCTTGTTTTCTGCCACCGCCTACTGCGCCTACTGCAGTCAGAGTTTGGCTTCCTTTAGTGGCTTTAGTGGTCTGGAGTTTTTACTGCTGACACTGCAGTGTTTCTTCTGAAATTCGTATACTGTGGACATTTGAGACTTCTACTATATTTTTTCTAAATCAGAAGTATATACGTAACATTGTCTTTTCTCTGCTTGGTTTAGTATATGAGTGGATAATTGCTACTAATGTGGTCAGACACACCTCTTCCTGGATCAGCTGTCAATCACGCAGACAGCATGTCTGCCTCCAAGGCCCAGGGGTATTATGGGTTGCTTTTGCCAGCCGTTTGCCAGCAGAGCTGTTGGAAACTTGAGAGTCTCTGGTGGCTGGCGGGAGGCCACTTTAGGAGATGCTATCTTCTGCACCCAAACACCCCGACACGCTTgcaaacgcatgcacactcacacgtgcacactcacgcacctttgcacgcacacccacaatACACAGAGTCATATATACAGAGCTGTTACATGCAgacaatatataaatgtgaaaGAATCATGCAGAATTTCAGCTTCTCACGCTGACTTTTAGGTTCGCCTAATATGcatttcaatgtgtttaaaaaaggcaggctgaagaaaaaaaaagaatgttgcCAACCCATAACTgaaaacacactcctaaacatGTCCATCAGTTTATCAGTACTGAGCAGTGCTGAGTGAAAACGAGATCAGTGGGGTTGTGATGAAGCGTCTGGGGCACGGTGGCGAAACATGACTTATGAAACCTGAAACTGTCATCTGTTCTATAGCTAACAGTGCCATCAATCAATAGAGAAGCAGAGGGACATGTACGCTGCCTTCAGTCACTGATACCTACGGAGCAGCACATGTGGCATGTTTATGCTGGGGCCTCTTTGATCAGGAGTTTTCTCCCTGTTTTCGTCAGCTGACCCAGAGACACATGCAGCCTGGCATGGAGAAACGGCACTGCCATGGAGTGGAGCAGGAGCtgggtggagctggagcagggtggagctggagcagggtggagggtcATTTGAACCTTGTGGTTTTAGAGCAAAGTGCCCAACGACAGAaggtgttctctctgttttcaaACGCTGCTCCCTCACAGAGACAGGAAGTCTGggtccccccccaccccacacacacacacacaacaccgtGCCATTAACAGATCGCATGCATTAATGGGATGCACTGAAGAGATAGATGGGAGGCAGGAAATCCAATATGGAGTCACAGTGACGAGAGCACCACCTCAGTACCAAGTCAAAATCTCTGTCTCACACCATCCAAACTGCACGAAACCCAATCTCCCAAGTGTCTGTACATTACAACTATGTCTCTTTTAGGGCTAAAAGGCTCATGCAACCATGGACACCCAAAAAGCCTTGCAGCAGTTGATCTAAGATGTGCTGTTAGTGATCCAGAGGGCCACGATGAATTTTCATGCAGTTTAAAAGGAGCTGGTATTTAAGTACATAAAGCCAGGAAGTTTACCTTTTTGCTGGAATTTCACAATGGCTGCTTTTGTAAGCGaacattttttacataaaaGGCCAGAGTTAAAAAGTAATGTTATTTATACCAAAGTGTGCAAAGAAAGTCAATACATCTAAAAATCGAAACACCTAAATTCCAGTATTATAAAGTGTTTTACACGAAACCTATTTACTATATATTAACTTTTACTTAAAAGGTAAACTACTATTTCGTCTACTCTCCTGTTAGAAGTATTAAAAATCTCagattttgtcttgtttttgttgaatatacatgtataatgATATAGATTCTTCATCCATattggtcttttttttctaacaaaAGTTAAGAAATGTACTTCTTATTAACTGGAACAAGTCATTTAATAGGAAGCAAGTGACTTGTCATGCAGTTATTCCCTCCTGCCTGCTAATCTTTGATTTATGACTTCACgtttcactgtgtgtgcagcctAGACCACATTTGCACACTTTTACCTAACAGCTATTTAAGAAACACAATTCAGTCATCAAATGAATGATCACCATTTGGGAGTAATTGATAAGCTAGATAACGTGTCGATAGATTAATCTTTACAGCACGGGATGAAGATGAAGCCGTGGGTTTTGGTGATCTCAAGAAGgcattgatttgatttaatggCTCAGCAATGCTAGCATGATTGGCTGTAAAGGAGCAGGTCACAGAACAGTAATAGAATGTCTATATAGCGTGCCTGGCTCCTCCTCTATGAGCCTGCTTGTTATTTACTGGATCTGAATGAGTGGTCAGAATTAGAATGAATTTAACACTGCAACAGTACTGAGCGGTCcgaaaattaaacattaagtGTGTTTTTAAGGACTAAATCTACATGATGAGGTTTTCCCCAATATGCCAATCTTATAGCTCAATTTACATTTTGGCTACACTTTAGTAATTGTACATAATCTCTCACTAATTCACCcattatctaaaaaaaaaatgtaacgtAAGTGTTGAACTCTTTAGGTAAAACAAAGATAGTTTAAATCTTAAGTTAAATATTATCAAGCCTTTGATACCAATAGAGTTGTTGTAGTATAGATGTGTTGTTCAAATGTTTGAGCTCTTCTTTGCTCAAACTGAAGAGGTATGAAGTTAACTTAGAAAACATAGAGCACATGGGGAGAAAGAGCATCCCACTGGGACCCACAACAGATACTACTCACCCCTGATACAGCGCACCCACGACAGGTACTACTCACCCCCATTAAAGGGCACCCATGAAGGTTACTACTCACCCCCGATACAGCGCACCCATGACGGGTACTACTCACCCCCATTACAGGGCACCCACGAAGGATACTACTCACCCCTGATACAGCGCACCCACGATGGGTACCACTCACCTCCGATACAGCGCACCCACGATGGGTACTACTCACCCCTGTTACAGTGCACCCTCAACCACTAACTGATTTTCATTATGATTAATTTATGCGgttacaatataattttttttccactagTTTTCACACCTTGTGACCTACTTCACAAACACCCTATACCTTGCAGCTAGCCCAGTAATCTGGGAACACACACAATCCTTACTTTAAAATTTCCTGCTTTGTGCCCAGTGTCCTTAAGGACTTTAAagattttacttttcatttttttatttgcctgTTCTAAGTAGCATTTAATGCATTATTTGCCTATCCAGTATACATTGGCTCCTccattaaaattatatatttaattacacCAGAAATCCTTCTTAGAAAGTTATatgaattgaaaaaaaaaatgttacatataaCAATGCAAATGGATGAATGGCACATAATTTCAAAGTTATCTAGGTGTGGCAAATATTTGGACCTACATGagaaatttatttttacaccagATTGAAAAGAATTAGTAATGAGAGCTAATTAGAGCTAATAAAGTGTTTAGCTAAAACACCACATATCTATAAATGACTTGTAAAGTGACAAAGGGAGAAAATCTGTGGatgataaaaacaatatatttttccaGGCAGACTGTTTATGAGTCTGCCTGGAGCTTATGAGCTTATGAGATCTGATGCATAATTTTCTTAATATATGTAGTGTAAACACTATTGTTAGATTTATTCTTGTTGGACCAGTTGTAATTAAACGTCTAAGAGGATTTGAACTacaataaagttaatttagCACTGCTGGTTTTGTGAAGCATCTGCCCTGAACTAAAATTCTTCTCTTCTGACTATCGCAGCCTAATTTTCTCTTTGACTTTCTGCATAATAGGCTTTGTCACAggaattttttcttttttctgtgagCCTGCACAACAGAATGCCATATCACATGCCACTTCAGCTCCTCTAAGCAGACTCACGTGTTTGAACAACATGATTCAGACATAGTTAGGATTAAGCAGATTCCTTTTTAGTCCAACCCCACCTCCTATCTACAGTCTCcctactgcttacagtaaaaTACAGGACACAAAAGCAGTGCTTGTGATGCAAGTGGAAAATaggacatttaataacactcaATAAAAGCCGTGTAGAGGCCTGTGGGTAAAATACTTGGCGTTATTATACTCTAAGAAATTAAGatgaaaaacataaacatgcgattaatgaaacagaataacaattacattcatttaaatatgtttaattgcATTAATTCAGGAATTAGTCCTGTATTCAATAGTCTATAGAAATGCATGCAACAATTAATCTTTGGagaagataataataataataataataataataataataataataataataataatagtagtagtagtagtagtagtaaaaaCATTTGTAGTATGTTTTTGTCACGTGAGGAAAATATGATTGGCATTGGCGCGTGAACTCAAGTATGGCTGCTGCTCAGTCTGATGCCACAAAAGTATAAAACAACGATAGTTGGGCTGTATCAAAATAGTTgctatttataataaataacatCAACGTTGCATAGAATTTCAAGCCAGTTCCTCGCCCGCCGACGTTTAAATCTcggcacatttaaaaaaaaaaacacgactGAAAAAGGAGACAAACAGCAGCTACTTGTAACCGACGTGGGTTTGGTCCATTTTGAAGATCTTGTCATAAGGACAGAAAATATTGACTTTTCAGAGTGGCATTTTGAGTCAGATGTCCCCTTCGAAGAGGCTGAAGTATTTGCCGGTATTTGAGAAGCAGAAGTAAGGCGCAGTAGCTCCAGGATACAGGACAGGCAGAGGCATGGGTAGGACGCACCTCCCCAATAAACTGTTCTCTTTATAGAGAGATGGAAGCTGCACTGTCTTTCCACCATCACCCAATTCGACATTTGGTCCATCCATTTCCGTGGACAGCTGTCTTTTTAACTTATTCCGTCGGTTCTGAAACCAAATTTTAACCTGAGTCTCGGTGAGCTGCAAGGAGTTCGCCAGGCACGCGCGTTCGGCGCTGCTTAGGTACCGTTTCATGTCAAACGTAGACTCCAGTTGGAAGATCTGTCTCTTGGAAAAGATCGTGCGCGTCTTCTTTTTCGCCGTCATTTTGCTCTTCTTGGGGCTGCTCCTTGGTGCAGCGACACCGCCGTCGTCGTAGCTGTCCGCGCTCTCGCAGCGTGCGTCCACGGTCGTCGGGGAGCCCTGCGCGCGCACAACACGACTGAACGTTGCATCTCTGTCGGTGTGCATTTGATCTGAAAGTCAGACACAGGTTATTAGCACAAGGAAATGGCTGAagttggctgttttttttttgtttgttttgtttttttgtttgttttttactcaaACTGCCAGCCTGTATGTGGTCGGCTGTTTCGTCTGAAGGAGATTTATTACCAGTGCCCTGCAGCCTGGTGTCTTCGGCACGAACGGGTACATCCTCACAGTTGCCGGGCTGGTGAGGACATTCATCTCGGTAGATTGGCGCAAGCAGTGCCTTTGAACGGCAACTGTCTGCCGTTCTGCTACTCGACTTCAGATTGAGGATGTTATCGATAGTAAACTTCAGTGAAGCGGGTTGGCATTGCGAGTCCTCCTTGCTCATATTCTCCGATAGATTCGCAGACGTTTGCATTCCGattgtctgtgttttcaaaCTAGGTCGTCGATCCGTCGAGCACCATGTCTTCGCGGCGAGTAGCGCAGGGCGTCTACGACGAGTGTTAGTCCCCGGGCCGGGGGAACAGGTTTCCCCGCTGGCTATTGGTCAGAGTCACCCAGCAGCTCAGCAGCCAATCGCACAGCAGGGCGGCAACTGCAGGCACATGTATCCGGACATCTGGTACATACCCCACACGAAATGCACTATGGTCGGtgcttttaataaataacttaGGGACATCGATCGACTGATTGATTAAAATGATACAGAATGTTTTCTTGCTCGTTTTGTTTTATGCCTATATTGACAGTGATAAGCCAGTTCAGGTTTTGTGGGTCATGTTACAGCTTTTAATGAAAACCTCTGAAATGCATCTGAACGTGAAGTTCAGTGATAACTTTAACGGACCGAATCTCACGGATTAATGGACACGTTCggacttttaattttattaaaggTTGATTTCTTTACAGTTCACCGATGCTCCAATAGACCtaaacattatttaataaagAGTTTCTATgaaatatttagtttttcaaCTGCCTAAAATTAATTGCGTGTTGGTATAGCATACATGCCTCTGAAGGTAGACGAGTGGCGTACACGTGCTATActgatatattatataatatatataataatatatatatatatatatatatataataatataatatatatcagatccagtatatatatatatatatatacatatatatatagttatatatatatatatacacacaacatatatatatatatatatatatatatatatatatatatatatatatacacaactatatatatatactattatgtatatatatatatacacataacatatatatatatatatatatatatatatatatatatatatatatatatatataatatatatatagatatatatatatatatattatatatatatatatatatatatatatatatatatcagtatcCAGTTATGCAGGTATAATTCCCTTTCCTTCAGTGCAGCACACAGACATCTTTTAATATCTAATATTCATAGAAGCTTCAAATGGAGCTAAGAgggatgtgtgttttgtctaTAAACGGGTTTGCATCTTAAACTCACACTACGCTAAAAATGGAGGACAAATTTTAAAAGATGAtcgtgggttttttttaattaccggAGAGCAGATTGTTCAGAAATGTGTTAAGGTAACATTATAAATCAACAATACATTAAAAAGTTTAATAATCTTTAGcctatctttaaaaaaaaatgcatggtGCATTTTGTAGCAACATCAAAACTTGgatttgcatttgtttcattATGGTTATGTATACATTCCTTGGCAGGTTTCAGAATATGGTTTGAGTGTATTTCTTAAAAACTTATTGTCTGATGTTTCAGTCTAAGCTACATGTTTGATGATCCTTTCGAATAATTCCCTGCAGTGTGTTTTACGATTCTGTCTTCTTCTGAACTACAAACCTTTAGATGTGTTGTTTATGAGGCTGCGTAGTAGTTGCGTATATAGACGTTACACCTTGATAGCAGGAGGGATGAGCACTGGACTAACACCAACAACAACCATGGTGCTTTTGTGATTTCTTTATTAACTATTTAAACTGCTTGAGTGGAAAAGTGACAAAAATTGAAATCAGTGTATCCAAACAggaatatattttacataaagcAAATATCCCCACTTGTCCCCCCAGTATACATTTAGGCCTATTGGTGTTCATTTGCATGCATTGAAATAGCTATTTcagacaaaaactgaaaaaatacacaaaaatacataaatatttaacaaatatatgAGCTATTTCGTTTGTTTCGTGTAATCATGATTAATGCGTTCTTTGGATAcagcaaactttttttttttcaattttttttaggtttttaggGGCAATATGGGTTATTGCACGATTTAACATCAGTGaagatattttatattcatatattgaTATTACtggtaataatattaatatacatataaGACCATTATGTACCTATAAAACATCTCCAGTCTCCCAAAGTTAGACAAGGCCTGTCATCTGACAGAATGGGTAAAAGACGCTAGTGGACAGCTCACTGCATGTGTGAAGCCCGTGACGGGTGGCGAGACTTGTGGCACGTCGAAACGCAGTATCGACGTTGGTGTGGCGTTCTCGTGATACAAAATGGGCACCCGAACAATTCGCCGAGTCGAACGGGAAATACTTGCAGCCTCCAAGTCGGCGGCCAATTGTCTTTTCCACTTATTTCTGCGATTTTGGAACCAGATTTTGACCTGAGTTTCGGACAAGTCCAAGGAGCCGGCGAGGCCTGCGCGTTCGGAGCTACTCAAATACCGTTTCACGTCGAAGGTTGTTTCCAGCTGGAAAACCTGGCTTCGACTGAACACAGTCCGAGTTTTTTTCTTGCGAATCGAGCCCGATTCGGGTGTGTCCGGATCGGAGCGCTCGTCAGAAAGCTGTCGGGCGTCTTCGGGGATGCGCAGTCTGATTTTCCGCTCTTTGTCCTTGGTCCCCAGCAGAGGTTCTGACACGACCTGGGAGTCTCCGTCGCTGGAGACGGAGTCGAAACGTTCATCCAAACTGCGACTTTCCTCTTTTGGACCTGAAGAAAAAGCCTCAGGTGAGATACAGGCTACGTAGCGATAGACCAGTAAAGTACCAATTTAATTTTCCTAATTATCCGCCCAAGCGCTCTCGCGTTATccgctctgtttctctctgtgctttttttttttggttttccgGGGTTAAGGAGTCGAACAAACCAATTAGTCCCTTAATCCTTTAATGTGTTTGGAAAGTCTCTCATCCAGAGTGCCCTGCGctggaacacacagacaaactccttctgcttttgttgttttttagcTAATGAAGCACAAACGTAATGCGCTCATGCCAGGAACGTGATTGTTTCCGCGGCTTCACGGGGAGCGGCGACGCTAAGTATAGACTATTTCTCTAATTGGGAAAATAGCTCACATCCGTTTCATATACCGGCCAGCCAACACGGCATAATAATGCTGCATTTTCCGAGTTAGGCTATTACTTGCTTTGTTAAAAGCTGCTCACAGACAGTTTGCGTTACAGAGAATTGAAGGCAAATATCACTTTATTAGTAATTCCTCTAATTAGAGGAAACATAGGATACAGACAAGGATATCTGATGTAAGCATGCATATGCAACGTGCACTCTTTATTTTCTGTACTTACTGTCTGGTCGGGCTAGAGCAGTTAGCTGCTTGGTCTCCCGTCCGGAGCACGCGAGGGGCGGCCGCCTGCTTCCACACGGTTCGGTTCTGAAGTCTGTGCTGGATGCCCGAGCGCACACGTCGTGCCGACGCACGGCTGCAGGAGCGCCACTCGGCGCcgattctctctcacactcctcgCCATCGTTGTCGTTAATACGCGAGGCGGCTGGTTCCCCGCGACTGGAGCTCAACAGATTTTCAATAAAAACGAAGACCCCTCGATGATGTGGAAGTGTGGCTTTCGATAATTTTGTCATGCATAGCTCGATCTTAGATCCAACTTTGTCAATGCGATAAGCCAGTGTCTTCTCAGACAAAAAACAGCGACTCGTTTCTCTGGCGACCTCTccgtaaaaacattttttttccaaagggATGAATCCTCTCTGAGTCCGCCTGCGGTGCTCAGAGCGGAGAAGCCGGGGCCGCGATGGCCAGTGCTATTACTAACGGAAGTGCATTACTGCCCATGAAATCCCTTCTCCGTTTGATAGGAAGACACCCGTATCCGCGAGCGCTTTATTTGGGTCAATTAGGGAGCAAATCAAACTCCAGACAGCAGCGTCCGAGGGTTGTCGCGCGCAAGAGAGGAGTTTCGTGGGACGGCTCGCGCGGCCGCTTATTGGTTGGCCCCGTTTGTTGCATCACGCCAATGTGTTGGCAAAACGCATCTAATATTGGCGCAGGATTGTGGCCATATGGACTTTTCAGTTACCATGATGTCATTTAATGAATGCCGACGAGGGACATTTCCACTATTTTCCATGGATAAATGTTGCTTTTGAAtaatatttatcatattttagTGCATCGACAACCCTTTCAGTCGATCCATCAAACAGGACATTTTCTTGAGCGGTAACGTACTGAAAGTCCTCCGATGCTAAGACGCACTATTTGGATACTTGGAGCTATCCTCTCGTCTTGGGTATTGGTGATAAAAGTAGGCCTATACGTTTGCTTCCAAGACAACTCCTCATTTATCTTGTGACATCTCCTTCCGAGAGCGCACGTTGTCAAAGCAGAACTCAGCATCAGTTCCAATTCgtctcatttaaattttaaaataaatgcttattGTAAGTGTATACTGCCATACGTTTTAGACAATAGTCTACAATAGACCTATTTTGACATACTTTAAAAAGCGGACAGAAAACGCACAAAAGTAGTCTATTaggctacattttaaaatgaagcaCGATTCTTCAGTAGGATGTACGAAAACAGTTGCAAACAAGGAGCACGTTATAGGCTAtttactggaaatgtattatgCTTTTGGAAGAGATGagtctaatttattttaatttatttattcataaatgtcAACGAGGCTGTTTTTGGTAGCGgaacaaattaaaaattgttAGCTGCACTAGCAGGGTTTCTTTGGTTAGTCATTTATGCAACAAATGTCAGCTTCTGTCAACGTCTATCCAAAAATGGGCTAAAATGCCGTTTAAACCGATAGTTTGTTATGAAGTAGGTTATGTTAACGGAATGTTTCATTAAGGACTTTCTATATCACCGCGGATAGTTAAGAAATCAATATACTACCGATTTGACTTTGGGGAgctgaaatgtacatttatggaatttcgAGGATTAATCATGATGCTTGTATCCTCCGGTTTTATGTTACCAAAACTCTTTTGATGTGATTGATAGTCACGAACCTTTACGGAGTTTAGTaataatttattcatatttattaactgaattatttttaaaattatttcatgcGTGATTAAATATTGTAATTAGCGACCCTAATTACAATGGAATCTATCTTTTCTTTGTTAGATCCTGGTTTGTAACATTTCGTATCCTAAATGAAAATAAGATGTTCATGTAAGACCTAATCTAAAACGCAAAGCTTTAACATTAAATTTGCGTTTATTTACTAAGTACAGTGTTTTAATGAAAAGGGGAAAATTGCAATATTTATATCACttacaaatgatttattttgctCAAAGAAATGTTGTTATGCTCTGTTCAGCTTTATTTTATTGCGAAACTAACATTATACCCTTTATCAAAAATCCTTTGTGATTTCTTTGATTATTTGATAGTTTTTTCTCGATGTATGTAcacattattgttattataaacaatctacaggaaaaggaagaaaatgcGGGAATTCGATTCTACATGTTTAATAGAAAACCTATGtaggtttaaaataaaacactgaatatatttaaaaaaaaacactaaatatataacaacacactaaatatataaaaagatacAATCGAAGCATTGCTGTTCTAAAACATTCCTTGTAGGTTTTGCATTACGTGacgaatctatctatctatctctgttcAATTATAAATAGATTACAAAAAGGTAATTATTAAATTCACCTATGTGGCGCTTAATCTTAAAATC
This region of Electrophorus electricus isolate fEleEle1 chromosome 11, fEleEle1.pri, whole genome shotgun sequence genomic DNA includes:
- the hmx1 gene encoding homeobox protein HMX1; its protein translation is MTKLSKATLPHHRGVFVFIENLLSSSRGEPAASRINDNDGEECERESAPSGAPAAVRRHDVCARASSTDFRTEPCGSRRPPLACSGRETKQLTALARPDSPKEESRSLDERFDSVSSDGDSQVVSEPLLGTKDKERKIRLRIPEDARQLSDERSDPDTPESGSIRKKKTRTVFSRSQVFQLETTFDVKRYLSSSERAGLAGSLDLSETQVKIWFQNRRNKWKRQLAADLEAASISRSTRRIVRVPILYHENATPTSILRFDVPQVSPPVTGFTHAVSCPLASFTHSVR
- the hmx4 gene encoding H6 family homeobox 4, with the translated sequence MQTSANLSENMSKEDSQCQPASLKFTIDNILNLKSSSRTADSCRSKALLAPIYRDECPHQPGNCEDVPVRAEDTRLQGTDQMHTDRDATFSRVVRAQGSPTTVDARCESADSYDDGGVAAPRSSPKKSKMTAKKKTRTIFSKRQIFQLESTFDMKRYLSSAERACLANSLQLTETQVKIWFQNRRNKLKRQLSTEMDGPNVELGDGGKTVQLPSLYKENSLLGRCVLPMPLPVLYPGATAPYFCFSNTGKYFSLFEGDI